In Clostridium sporogenes, one genomic interval encodes:
- a CDS encoding thioredoxin-like domain-containing protein — MSNLYEKYKNARVHAPNFPMTIEWIGAKKTNLDKLKNRVIVLDFWTFCCINCIHVIEDLKYLEEKYKNKLQVIGVHSPKFKYEKNSKAILNAMKKYGISHPVVNDKNKSIWDSYTVNAWPTFVLIDPEGYAFAMVSGEGNRELLDQIIGDTIEYFDNIHWSEENIVLEKKCEKEEYIYPSKISINENGLIAFSEKGKNRIVILDQNLEKIKTIGSSEYGLKDGEFKEAQFKAPEGLRFIENKIYVADTENHSIRECDLENQMVKTIAGNGQKEYSPMAKGDALNVSLNSPWDLEILEDCIYIAMAGNHQIWKYNMKDKSIESHIGTGGENIRDGSFDKCLLAQTSALCYDGKKRLYFVDSETSSIRYADLEEHKVHTLIGKGLFYFGNKVGSFENTMLQHPLDLKYKDNALYIADTYNNRIIKADILNEKVEIIKKGLNEPNGIAIYEDSIYICNTNNGKIEKINMK, encoded by the coding sequence ATGAGTAATTTGTATGAAAAGTATAAAAATGCTAGAGTTCATGCCCCTAATTTCCCAATGACTATTGAATGGATAGGTGCCAAAAAGACAAATTTGGATAAACTAAAAAATAGAGTTATAGTTTTAGATTTTTGGACTTTTTGTTGTATAAATTGCATACATGTAATAGAAGATCTAAAATATTTAGAAGAAAAATATAAGAATAAGTTACAGGTTATAGGAGTACATTCTCCTAAATTTAAATATGAAAAAAACAGTAAAGCTATATTAAATGCTATGAAAAAATACGGAATAAGTCATCCGGTAGTGAATGATAAAAATAAAAGTATATGGGATAGCTATACAGTAAATGCATGGCCAACATTTGTATTAATAGATCCAGAAGGATATGCCTTTGCTATGGTATCAGGAGAAGGTAATAGAGAATTATTGGACCAAATAATAGGTGACACAATAGAATACTTTGATAATATACATTGGTCAGAAGAAAACATAGTTTTGGAAAAGAAATGTGAAAAAGAAGAATATATATATCCATCAAAAATATCTATAAATGAAAATGGATTAATAGCCTTTTCAGAAAAAGGTAAAAATAGAATAGTAATATTAGATCAAAACTTAGAAAAAATAAAAACAATAGGTAGTAGTGAATATGGATTAAAGGATGGAGAATTTAAAGAAGCTCAATTTAAAGCTCCAGAAGGGCTAAGATTTATAGAAAATAAGATCTATGTTGCAGACACTGAAAACCATTCCATAAGAGAATGTGATTTAGAAAATCAAATGGTTAAAACTATAGCAGGTAATGGACAAAAGGAATATAGTCCTATGGCAAAGGGAGATGCTTTAAATGTAAGTTTAAATTCTCCTTGGGATTTAGAAATATTAGAAGACTGTATATATATAGCTATGGCAGGAAATCATCAAATATGGAAATATAATATGAAAGATAAAAGTATAGAAAGTCATATAGGTACAGGAGGAGAAAACATAAGAGATGGAAGCTTTGATAAATGTTTATTAGCGCAGACATCAGCCTTATGTTACGATGGGAAAAAAAGACTATACTTTGTAGATTCAGAAACCAGTTCTATAAGATATGCAGATTTAGAAGAACATAAAGTTCATACACTTATAGGAAAAGGATTGTTTTATTTTGGAAACAAAGTAGGAAGTTTTGAAAATACCATGCTTCAACATCCTTTAGATTTAAAATATAAAGACAATGCATTATATATAGCAGACACATATAATAATAGAATAATAAAAGCAGATATTTTAAATGAAAAAGTAGAAATAATAAAAAAAGGATTAAATGAGCCAAATGGAATAGCTATATATGAAGATAGTATATATATATGTAATACAAATAATGGGAAAATTGAAAAAATAAACATGAAATAA
- a CDS encoding TIM barrel protein → MDRLLFGISGLPIGDGTTKFNYKSGITYLSNIGLDAMELPFVRSVNVTDKNKEGILEEKNNNNFYLSAHGSYFINLNADEIEKQEKSLERIIKGAEGLKKVQGRSLIFHPGFYLKDSKEETFKTILENLKRLPDLGVDYRLETTGKGTQFGSLEENVALCKEVATCKLCIDFSHIHARSNGSLKSYKDFYNILSYVEKNLGRSALDDMHIHLSGIHYSEKGERNHLPFEESDFNYIACLKAFKDFNINGCIICESPILEKDALLLKNSYYEL, encoded by the coding sequence ATGGACAGATTACTTTTTGGAATATCCGGCCTACCCATAGGTGATGGAACTACTAAATTTAATTATAAATCTGGTATAACATATTTAAGCAATATAGGCTTAGATGCCATGGAATTACCCTTTGTAAGATCTGTTAATGTTACAGATAAAAACAAAGAAGGCATATTAGAGGAAAAAAATAATAATAATTTCTATTTATCTGCCCATGGTTCCTATTTTATAAATCTAAACGCAGATGAAATAGAAAAGCAAGAAAAATCTTTGGAAAGAATAATAAAAGGTGCTGAAGGCTTAAAAAAAGTTCAGGGAAGAAGTTTAATATTTCATCCTGGATTTTATCTTAAGGACTCCAAAGAAGAAACTTTTAAAACTATTTTAGAAAATTTAAAAAGATTACCGGATTTAGGAGTAGATTATAGATTGGAAACCACTGGAAAAGGAACTCAATTTGGTTCTTTAGAAGAAAATGTAGCCCTATGTAAAGAAGTTGCCACTTGCAAATTATGTATAGACTTTTCTCATATACATGCTAGGTCTAATGGTAGTTTAAAAAGCTATAAGGATTTTTATAATATATTAAGTTATGTAGAAAAAAATCTAGGAAGATCTGCTTTAGATGATATGCATATCCATCTTTCTGGAATACATTATAGTGAAAAAGGTGAAAGAAACCATCTTCCTTTTGAGGAAAGCGACTTTAACTATATTGCTTGCCTTAAAGCTTTTAAAGATTTTAATATCAATGGTTGTATAATATGTGAAAGTCCAATACTTGAAAAGGATGCCCTTCTTCTTAAAAATTCCTATTACGAACTTTAA
- the recJ gene encoding single-stranded-DNA-specific exonuclease RecJ, whose product MKKKWMLRRSKLNIKDIVHKSGISETLCTILVNREIYNLEDIESFLNPSLEKLYNPLLMKDMDKGTEIIKRAIIDKKKIAIYGDYDADGVTSTVILYTALKECEANVTYYIPDRETEGYGMCTDRVEKLKEEGVEVIITCDNGIAALEQVERAKELGMTVVITDHHELPFIENENGEREYVVPKADAIINPKQKDCYYPFKMLCGAGIAFKFSKLLYEKLNMNPNKYKDLLEFAAIGTICDVVDLKDENRIIAKLGLKNINNTDNLGLRALIKETSLNGKNITSYNVGFIIGPCINATGRLDTAALSVELFLTKDIKKAEELAKELRNLNAERQEITMEGVEEITYTIENSSLKNDKVLVIYKEDIHESIAGIVSGRIKDAYNRPTIVLTKGKEMPKGSGRSIDGYNLFEELMKCKEYIYKFGGHPMAAGLTIEEKNIDKLREELNKNCNLKDEDFMPKIRIDKRLPLKEVNLELIDSLQCLEPFGKGNSSPILAEKNIKIEGIRILGKDQNTLKLTCRIEDTNRRIDAIAFGKVDEFKRDLENIYGDESVENIITNPLMAGLRLDLIYYPMINEYNGNVYTQLRIIDYRING is encoded by the coding sequence TTGAAGAAAAAGTGGATGTTAAGAAGAAGTAAATTGAATATAAAAGATATAGTCCATAAGTCAGGTATAAGTGAAACTTTATGTACTATATTAGTTAATAGAGAAATATATAATTTAGAAGATATAGAGAGTTTTTTGAATCCTTCTTTAGAAAAACTATATAATCCTTTATTAATGAAAGATATGGACAAAGGTACAGAAATAATAAAAAGGGCAATAATAGATAAAAAGAAAATAGCCATTTATGGAGATTATGATGCAGATGGTGTTACTAGTACGGTAATATTATATACTGCTTTAAAGGAATGCGAAGCTAATGTGACTTATTACATACCAGATAGAGAAACAGAAGGATACGGCATGTGTACAGACAGAGTTGAAAAATTAAAAGAAGAGGGCGTAGAGGTTATAATTACCTGTGATAATGGCATAGCTGCATTAGAACAAGTGGAACGAGCAAAAGAATTAGGTATGACGGTGGTAATTACAGACCATCATGAATTACCTTTTATAGAAAATGAAAATGGAGAAAGAGAATATGTAGTACCAAAAGCAGATGCTATCATAAATCCAAAGCAAAAGGATTGTTATTATCCATTTAAAATGCTTTGTGGAGCAGGTATAGCTTTTAAATTTTCAAAACTTTTATATGAAAAACTAAATATGAATCCTAATAAATATAAAGATTTATTGGAATTTGCAGCCATAGGAACCATATGTGACGTAGTAGATTTGAAGGATGAAAATAGAATAATAGCTAAATTGGGATTAAAAAACATAAATAATACAGACAACCTAGGGCTAAGAGCACTTATAAAAGAGACTTCATTAAATGGGAAAAATATAACTTCTTATAATGTAGGATTTATAATAGGGCCTTGTATAAACGCTACAGGAAGATTAGATACAGCGGCTCTTTCCGTAGAGTTGTTTTTGACCAAAGATATAAAAAAAGCAGAGGAGTTAGCAAAGGAGTTAAGAAATTTAAATGCCGAGAGACAAGAAATAACTATGGAAGGTGTAGAGGAAATAACATATACCATAGAAAATTCATCATTAAAAAATGATAAAGTATTAGTTATTTACAAAGAAGATATACACGAAAGTATAGCAGGTATAGTATCAGGAAGAATAAAGGATGCATATAATCGCCCAACAATAGTGTTAACTAAAGGAAAAGAAATGCCTAAAGGATCCGGAAGATCTATAGATGGATACAATCTTTTTGAAGAACTTATGAAATGCAAAGAATACATATATAAATTTGGAGGCCATCCAATGGCCGCAGGCCTTACTATAGAAGAAAAAAATATAGATAAACTAAGAGAAGAATTAAATAAAAATTGCAATTTAAAAGATGAAGATTTTATGCCTAAAATAAGAATAGATAAAAGACTGCCTTTAAAAGAAGTAAACTTAGAGTTAATAGATAGCTTACAGTGTTTAGAACCATTCGGTAAAGGAAATAGTTCACCAATACTAGCAGAAAAAAATATAAAAATAGAAGGAATAAGAATATTAGGCAAAGATCAAAATACATTAAAATTAACTTGTAGAATAGAAGATACAAATAGAAGAATAGATGCAATAGCCTTTGGAAAAGTGGATGAATTTAAAAGAGATTTAGAAAATATATATGGAGATGAAAGTGTAGAAAATATTATAACTAACCCACTTATGGCAGGTTTAAGATTAGATTTAATATACTATCCAATGATTAATGAATACAACGGAAATGTATACACCCAATTAAGAATAATAGACTACAGAATAAATGGATAA